From the genome of Methanosphaera cuniculi, one region includes:
- a CDS encoding class II aldolase/adducin family protein yields the protein MMENEIIEQIIKTAHHLYDRDMVIGKAGNISILDSTGEYIYITASGTNFKELTYDDIIKVKLDDLSYTSTNDLVPSMETSLHVGVYQKRSDVKSVVHVHSPYATGFAFSKKRLCQQEGFGEITGEYIAEVNYYPPGSKKLAEHASDALKNEDAVILKDHGVITVGKDIEEATLLCEYIEEIAKTQYISHVLNL from the coding sequence ATGATGGAAAATGAAATAATCGAACAAATAATAAAAACAGCCCACCACCTATATGATCGTGATATGGTAATTGGTAAAGCAGGAAATATTAGTATACTAGATTCTACAGGTGAATATATTTATATTACAGCATCAGGAACAAATTTCAAAGAACTAACATATGATGATATTATAAAAGTAAAACTAGATGATCTAAGTTACACAAGCACAAATGATCTTGTTCCATCAATGGAAACAAGTTTACATGTAGGAGTTTATCAAAAGCGTAGTGATGTAAAAAGTGTTGTTCATGTACACTCTCCTTATGCAACAGGATTTGCATTTAGTAAAAAAAGATTATGTCAACAAGAAGGATTTGGTGAAATAACTGGTGAATATATTGCAGAAGTAAATTACTATCCACCTGGAAGTAAAAAATTAGCAGAACATGCAAGTGATGCTCTTAAAAATGAGGATGCTGTAATCTTAAAAGATCATGGGGTAATTACGGTAGGTAAAGATATTGAAGAAGCTACTCTTCTATGTGAATATATAGAAGAAATAGCTAAAACACAATACATATCACATGTACTTAATCTTTAA